The region AATAAATCAGGCGCACGATTCGACCCAGAAAAAGCAAAATGGTTCAACCATCAATATCTTGTACAAAAAAGTAATGCTGAATTAGCAACGCTATTCATGAATTACCTTAACGATAAGGGTGTTAAATCAGAATTTGCAAAGGTTGAGAAAATAGTGGGGTTAGTTAAGGAGCGTGTAAATTTTGTTCATGAGATTTGGGAACAATCGTTCTTTTTCTTCACTTCCCCTGCTTCATATGATGAAGTCACTGTTAAAAAAGCATGGAATGCCGAAACATCAGATTTAATGAAAAAAGTACTATCATTTCTACCAACGATAGAGCTCTTTAATGCTCACGAAATTGAAACTCAATTAAAGGATTATATTAATACAAATAACCTTGGAATGGGCAAAGTGATGAATGCCCTGAGATTGTGCCTTGTTGGTGCATCTAAGGGTCCAGGGGTGGCTGAAATTTGCGAGGTGATTGGAAAGGAAGAGGTGATTATGCGCATTAACAAAGCCATTACAACTATTCAAATCTAATTGTTAAATATTATTCGTTGGATATTATAGGATAATTGAGTTTTTGGAAAACTCCGCATAAACACAATGGAGAGGGTGTCTTAATTTTTTTAGACACCCTCTCCTTTTAATTTACACAAGGACTACTCCTTTTTCTCAGAGGTACAACACCTATTTTTCCATTCCTCTTTCATCTTCTCGCGTTCTTCAGGACTCATATGCCAACGATGCATCCCTTCGTGGAAATGACCGTGGTGACGGCAACATTTAAATCCTCCAAATAGAATTTTCGCAAGAACAAACAACCCAACTGCTTGCCAGAATGTAATAGTATGCCATCCAAATAGTACTGGAGTTAACCAATTCCATAATGACATCACAACAAATCCAAGAAGAAATCCTAAGGCTGCTATCCCAATCGGGATCAAGATTATTCTTAGTATCCAAAATCGTTTGCTTCTTTCGCTACCACAACACATCATAATTTCTAAGTTTTATTTGTTATTATTTGTAATACAATTTTTCAAGACGTTCTCGCAAATATGCAATTGCGTAACGCTTTCGCGATATGAGGGTTTTAGTATTATCACCGGTAATTTCAGCAATTTGTTGAAAGGTTAGACCCTCCAGCTCGTTCCAGATAAACACCTGACTTTGTTCTGGGGGTAATTCATCCAAAGCAGCGAATATTGCTTCCCTAACAGTTTTTTGTTCAAACTCACTCTCGGGGTTAACAATATCAGCAAGGATGGCCTCAGGATAAAACATTTCATTATCCTCATCTTCATAGGCGAGATCTTCCAATGATTGTGGTTTCTTTTTCCGTTGTTTATCCACAATTCTATTTCGGCTAACCCTGAAGAGCCATGCACTTAGCTGTTCAATAGGTTCAATGTCAACAATACTACTAAGCTGATACCAAACATCCTGCAGTATATCTTCTGCATCAGCATCATTCTTGACACGGCTTCGGATAAATTTGAATAGTTGTTTTCCGTAATTCTGCACAGCATTTATTATGTTCTGCTGTCGCTCTTGAGCCATTGATAATACAATTAAATCCTCCATATACTAGGGAAGACGAATATGGAAGGGAATTACTTTAAAGATATGAGGTTTTTTTTATTCAATATCACTATTTAATAGTTCCGTCAGTCAAACTATTGAAAATGAATGGGTTTTATAATAAAAAAGAAGGGAGGCAACATAAATGTGCCTCCCTCCACTTCTTAGTATTTAGAAAATGTAGTATTGTAATGCTGCCCTAAATCCAAAATCTACTGTTTTAATTGTTGATATTGGAGCATACATTCTATTGAAGTTATAATTTACATTTGCGTTAATTTGTAATCGCAATTTCTCTGAAAAATAGTAATTGCATGACCCTGCAATGTTTGGGGTAATTTCTATTCTATCATTCGTATCCACATTGAAATATTTAGTTAAAACAATACCACTTCCAAAATTAATTACTGTTCTTGTATTAGGAATATATGATAAAAAATAACTAGCCTGCCCACTAATTGATTGGTAATTGTTTATAGCTGAATATGAACCTACTGTATCATATTTAAAAATATTGAAAGAACCATTTAAAGAATAACCCTCTTGCCATTTAAGACCTTTAATCCATGATGAGCCAAAGCCCGCGTTGAAACCAATCCCATATCGGGTTAATTCATGCCTCTGTTTTGAGATTACTAAATCATTTAATGTGTATTTATAAAAATTATTATTGTAGGACAGTATTGGAGATACTCCAAAGAACCAACTTTTACCTGTTTGCCAACTCTGTGAGCGTGCGTAATTCCAGTTATCATTAATAATACCAAAATATAGACCATCCGTTTTAGTAGTTAGGCCTTTTGATACAAGAAACGAATCAACGGCAACATACTCTTGTATCCTTTT is a window of Bacteroidales bacterium DNA encoding:
- a CDS encoding sigma-70 family RNA polymerase sigma factor encodes the protein MAQERQQNIINAVQNYGKQLFKFIRSRVKNDADAEDILQDVWYQLSSIVDIEPIEQLSAWLFRVSRNRIVDKQRKKKPQSLEDLAYEDEDNEMFYPEAILADIVNPESEFEQKTVREAIFAALDELPPEQSQVFIWNELEGLTFQQIAEITGDNTKTLISRKRYAIAYLRERLEKLYYK